GTTGCTTCGCTTTGAGTGTCACTTACCGCCCATGATATATAATGAATGTTTGTTAATTGTTTGTTTAATTTAACGTTAAATTTCAACCGTTCAAGAGTTTCAAAATCAGGTTCAAATGCAATTACCTTGCCCTGTTCGAGCAATGAAGCAGCATGGATTGAAAACAATCCAACACTTGCACCAATATCGAAGACGATATCTTGGGGAATCAGTTTAGACAGGAAAAAATTCAGGAATTCCCGTTCATCTCCATAATTGGCTATACGATGGTTTTCAACTGGGCTGAGCGCCTCAAAACGCAGAACGCCGTGTGGACCCTCTAAGCGGATCTGTATTTTTTTTGATTGCCCACCTCGGTATAAACCAGGAAAAACTCCCTTTAACATGTTCTTAGCTATAGAAATCATAGAGACAATCCTGAAGGAAATTTATTTTGTCCAAAATAAATTCATTATTTATACCAATTCAGAAGCATGGCGACGCTGCCCGGGCGCTTATCTGCAAAACTTAAAAACGAAGAAGACCTCGAGTGGAGAACGACCACAAATCCGAGAGCATCAGCTAAGTGCTGAATCTTATGAATGTTGGCGACACCTGTTCCCGGTGTTATTACGTATTTGCCTGGTTTTAAAAGAGGATAGGGAATAGCGATCTCGCAGGTATAAATTCCAATCTCTCGATGATCCAGTAACTCAGGATGATTGTCCGTATCAAAAGAAAAGAAGACGGTGGAATCATTCCGTTTGAGCTCAAAATTCACGATGCCGCCTTGAATCCGTTTATGGACAACGTATTCGAGTTGAATGATGACCTGCTCAAACATGTCAAATTCGTTCTGAACGATGCCATTCCTGTTGATAATGCTTCCTTTGACAATCTGGATCGGTAATTCCGGGTCTTCCTCAATTTCAAAAAAGGATTTACTCCTTATATCAAAATCATGAGAATAATTTTCGATAACAGTTTCCGGCTTTGCATCGCATACGACATGCCCGTTTTTCAACAGAATGCACCGGTCGCAAAGGGCACGAATCATATCGAGCTGGTGGCTCACGAATAAAACCGTTCGTCCTTCATGGGCAACCTCCCCCATTTTCCCCAGGCATTTCTTTTGAAATGCGGCATCCCCAACCGCCAGCACCTCATCCACCACCAGAATTTCAGGCTCCAGGTGGGCTGCCACGGCAAAAGCCAGGCGAACGTACATGCCGCTGGAGTATCGCTTAACCGGGGTGTCCAGGTACTTCTCCACTTCAGCGAAGGCTACGATTTCATCGAACTTGCGCCGGATCTCCCTCCGGGTCATACCGAGAATGGTCCCGTTCAGATAGATATTCTCCCGCCCCGTGAGCTCGGGGTGAAAGCCGGTACCCACTTCCAGCAGGCTGGCTACACGGCCATCAATCGTTGCACGGCCAGCTGAAGGTTCGATAATGCGGCTCAGAATCTTTAACAGGGTGCTTTTCCCGGCGCCATTGCGGCCGATGACGCCCACCGCTTCCCCGCACCGGATCTTGAAACTCACATCCCTGAGCGCCCATACCTCTTCCATGGTATCGCCCTGGATGACGGGATTCCCCTTTGCGAGATCCTTTGTCCTGTTCCAAAAGGTCCGCAGATTCTGCATCAATACATCGCGCAGAGACAGGTAAGGACCGTTTTTCACCTGGTGGCCGATGATGTATTTTTTCCCAAGGTTTTCGGTGCAAATGACAGTGTCGGACATGATCTCTGAATTCCTAAATCAGATCGGCAAAAGTGTTTTCCGTCTTACGAAAACGAGAGATACCGAGCCAGAGAAAAAAGAGGATGATCGTGAGGCTGATCAGGAGGCTGGGAATATACAATAGGCTGTCACCGCCCAGGATGCACCAGCGGAAGCCGTCTATGACCCCCACCAGGGGATTGAGACTGTAAAGTAGTCGCCATTGTTCCGGAATAACTCGACTGCTGAATCCCACCGGGGAGACATAGAGCCCGAACTGGACTACAAAGGGTATGATGTAGCGAAAATCGCGATATTTCACGTTGAGTGCCGTAATCCACAGGGCGGGGCCCAGACTGGCCAGTAAAGTCATGAAAATGAAAAAGGGCAGCAGGAGGATATGCCAGTCCGGTGCCCACTGGTAATAAACCATGATCCCGAGCAGGATGACAAAGCTGATGAGGAAATCGGCGAAAGCGGTTACCAGAGTTGCCACAGGAATAATCAGCCTGGGGAAGTACACCTTGCTGATCAGGTTTGTGTTGCCGATCAGGCTGTTTGAGGCGTCGGTCAGTGAATTTGAAAAGAGAGACCAGGGAAGCATGGCGGCAAAGACCATGATGGCGTAAGGTGCGTTGCCGTCACTGGGCAATTTGGCAATTTGACCGAAAATCACGGTAAAGACGATCATCGTGAGCAGTGGCCGAATGATTGCCCAGAGAATCCCGATGAGAGTCTGTTTGTAGCGCACGGAAATATCGCGCCATGCAAGAACAAGAAAAAGCTCCCGGTAGTGCCAGAGATCAGCCCAGTAGTTTTTCTCGGTATGACCCGCCTCAATAATAATTTGGCTCATGTTTTTACGGATTATCGACGGCTGTCACAATCTTCTTGCTGCCACAAGAACATTCCAGGTATCTTCGGCCGGCGACCGGGCTAAGTCTTCAAAGCTGCTGATGTGGATTTGCTCCATTGCCGCCTGACGGATGAAAAAAGCCAGTTCCTGGGGGAAGAAGTAACGCATGATGTGCCTTTCCTCTGCCTCTTGAAGAACCTGTCCGTCTTGCAGATGCCGCAGGCGATAGCGGACTTCGCAGAGATGCCGAAAGATATCCAGGGTTCCCGATGCGTTCCGAATGATCTCACTTTGCCCCGTCCGGATCGTTTTTTCCTTTGCCTCCGGTCTCTGCCGTAAAACGGCCGGGCCGTACCAGACATCACAGATAAAAAGGCCACCCGGCTTGAGATGACGGCTGACCGAGTTCAATGCAGCCAGGATATCCTCATTGGTCGTCGAATAACCCAGCACGGCGAACATCATCAGGACGGCGTCATATTGATCCGGAAGCGAGAGGCGGCGCAGGTCCTCCAGTAGAAAGGCAAGTTGTCCTGTTGGCAGGGAATGAGCCTTTAACCGGGCTTGTTGCAGCATGTCCTCGGCGAGATCCACACCCGTGACCCGGTATCCCCTTTGGGCCAGTGGGATTGCATGACTGCCCGTCCCGCAGCCGAGATCGAGGATTGTGCGGATCTTGGCCGATGCGAATTTTCTGAAGATCTCCTCTATCAGATCGCATTCGGACTCATAATTCTTATCCTGATACAGGAAATCATAAGCTTCCGCATAGTCTTTTTGAAAAGGGATGTTGACCATCATAAAAAATTAAATGTTTGTTTGACCAGCTATTTATCTGTTAACATCAGGAAAAATTTTCAAGTCAGGATGTTTCTCACCGCTTCCGCCACTTCGTCGATCTGCGATTCCGTCAGTGTCAGTCCCGAAGGGAGATAAAGTCCCTGGCGGGCCAGCCGTTCAGATACCGGGTATTTTTCATTCTTGAAAAGACC
This genomic interval from Syntrophus gentianae contains the following:
- a CDS encoding FkbM family methyltransferase; translated protein: MISIAKNMLKGVFPGLYRGGQSKKIQIRLEGPHGVLRFEALSPVENHRIANYGDEREFLNFFLSKLIPQDIVFDIGASVGLFSIHAASLLEQGKVIAFEPDFETLERLKFNVKLNKQLTNIHYISWAVSDTQSEATLYTDGASGCAPTLKKQIGRSNAPRGEIKIKTNTLDNALSTGELPLPTALKIDIEGAEILCIKGAQQLLKGEFGRKPRLIFLEAHPDFLKSFNSNVEEVDDIIKKNGYTSIWMRERDNQIHSCYLVN
- a CDS encoding ABC transporter ATP-binding protein, with the protein product MSDTVICTENLGKKYIIGHQVKNGPYLSLRDVLMQNLRTFWNRTKDLAKGNPVIQGDTMEEVWALRDVSFKIRCGEAVGVIGRNGAGKSTLLKILSRIIEPSAGRATIDGRVASLLEVGTGFHPELTGRENIYLNGTILGMTRREIRRKFDEIVAFAEVEKYLDTPVKRYSSGMYVRLAFAVAAHLEPEILVVDEVLAVGDAAFQKKCLGKMGEVAHEGRTVLFVSHQLDMIRALCDRCILLKNGHVVCDAKPETVIENYSHDFDIRSKSFFEIEEDPELPIQIVKGSIINRNGIVQNEFDMFEQVIIQLEYVVHKRIQGGIVNFELKRNDSTVFFSFDTDNHPELLDHREIGIYTCEIAIPYPLLKPGKYVITPGTGVANIHKIQHLADALGFVVVLHSRSSSFLSFADKRPGSVAMLLNWYK
- a CDS encoding ABC transporter permease; translated protein: MSQIIIEAGHTEKNYWADLWHYRELFLVLAWRDISVRYKQTLIGILWAIIRPLLTMIVFTVIFGQIAKLPSDGNAPYAIMVFAAMLPWSLFSNSLTDASNSLIGNTNLISKVYFPRLIIPVATLVTAFADFLISFVILLGIMVYYQWAPDWHILLLPFFIFMTLLASLGPALWITALNVKYRDFRYIIPFVVQFGLYVSPVGFSSRVIPEQWRLLYSLNPLVGVIDGFRWCILGGDSLLYIPSLLISLTIILFFLWLGISRFRKTENTFADLI
- a CDS encoding class I SAM-dependent DNA methyltransferase codes for the protein MMVNIPFQKDYAEAYDFLYQDKNYESECDLIEEIFRKFASAKIRTILDLGCGTGSHAIPLAQRGYRVTGVDLAEDMLQQARLKAHSLPTGQLAFLLEDLRRLSLPDQYDAVLMMFAVLGYSTTNEDILAALNSVSRHLKPGGLFICDVWYGPAVLRQRPEAKEKTIRTGQSEIIRNASGTLDIFRHLCEVRYRLRHLQDGQVLQEAEERHIMRYFFPQELAFFIRQAAMEQIHISSFEDLARSPAEDTWNVLVAARRL